One Cellulomonas sp. Y8 DNA segment encodes these proteins:
- a CDS encoding methylated-DNA--[protein]-cysteine S-methyltransferase translates to MTEIATAVPPRATAAAVPFDPAAPLLAAVLPSPAGGLAVLLTEDGVVRAAGFGPVPAMAARLPLDLAARGHELLEPAALAARGAGPALVADAAARYLDGEAGALDTVPVAQPGGPFQQRAWAAMRAIAPGTTATYAELAAAAGSPTAVRAAGSACARNLVAPFVPCHRVLRSGGTLGGYYYGLDTKRALLAHEARG, encoded by the coding sequence ATGACCGAGATCGCCACCGCCGTCCCGCCGCGCGCGACAGCCGCCGCGGTGCCGTTCGACCCTGCCGCGCCGCTGCTCGCGGCCGTGCTCCCCTCGCCCGCCGGCGGGCTCGCCGTGCTGCTGACCGAGGACGGCGTCGTGCGCGCCGCCGGTTTCGGCCCGGTGCCCGCGATGGCCGCGCGCCTGCCCCTGGACCTGGCCGCGCGTGGGCACGAGCTGCTCGAGCCCGCAGCGCTCGCCGCCCGCGGCGCCGGTCCCGCGCTGGTCGCCGACGCAGCGGCCCGCTACCTCGACGGCGAGGCGGGCGCGCTGGACACGGTGCCCGTCGCGCAGCCCGGCGGGCCGTTCCAGCAGCGGGCCTGGGCGGCGATGCGTGCGATCGCGCCGGGGACGACCGCCACGTACGCGGAGCTCGCCGCAGCGGCCGGCAGCCCGACCGCGGTGCGCGCGGCCGGCTCGGCGTGCGCGCGCAACCTGGTGGCCCCGTTCGTGCCGTGCCACCGGGTGCTGCGCAGCGGCGGGACGCTCGGCGGCTACTACTACGGGCTCGACACCAAGCGGGCGTTGCTGGCGCACGAGGCGCGCGGCTGA
- a CDS encoding LLM class flavin-dependent oxidoreductase, with product MQFGVFTVSDITPDPRTGRAPDDTERVRSILAIAEHAEEVGLDVFATGEHHNPPFVASSPTTMLGYLAGRTKNIVLSTATTLITTNDPVRLAEEYAMLQVISGGRMDLMMGRGNTGPVYPWFGQDIRQGIPLAIENYALLRRLWEEEVVDWEGKFRTPLQGFTSTPRPLDGVPPFVWHGSIRSPEIAEQAAYYGDGFFHNNIFWPMSHTKQMVQFYRQRFEHYGHGRADQAIVGLGGQVFMRKNSQDAVTEFRPYFDNAPVYGHGPSLEDFSAQTPLTVGSPQQVIDRYAAMRHDIGHYQRQLFLIDHAGLPLKTVFEQLDILGGEVVPVLRKEMESDRPADVPSGPPTHAERVAKARATGQVHEQTVAAADHWTGKTAEDDAAAADAVTARQGAASGL from the coding sequence ATGCAGTTCGGAGTCTTCACGGTCAGCGACATCACGCCTGACCCCCGCACGGGCCGCGCGCCCGACGACACCGAGCGCGTCCGGTCGATCCTCGCGATCGCCGAGCACGCGGAGGAGGTCGGCCTCGACGTCTTCGCGACCGGCGAGCACCACAACCCGCCGTTCGTGGCGTCGTCCCCGACCACGATGCTCGGCTACCTGGCCGGGCGCACCAAGAACATCGTGCTCTCGACCGCCACGACCCTGATCACCACGAACGACCCGGTCCGGCTGGCCGAGGAGTACGCGATGCTCCAGGTCATCTCCGGCGGCCGGATGGACCTCATGATGGGCCGCGGCAACACCGGCCCCGTCTACCCGTGGTTCGGCCAGGACATCCGGCAGGGCATCCCGCTGGCGATCGAGAACTACGCCCTGCTCCGCCGCCTCTGGGAGGAGGAGGTCGTCGACTGGGAGGGCAAGTTCCGCACGCCGCTGCAGGGCTTCACGTCGACCCCGCGGCCGCTGGACGGCGTCCCGCCGTTCGTGTGGCACGGCTCGATCCGGAGCCCCGAGATCGCCGAGCAGGCCGCCTACTACGGCGACGGCTTCTTCCACAACAACATCTTCTGGCCGATGAGCCACACCAAGCAGATGGTGCAGTTCTACCGGCAGCGGTTCGAGCACTACGGCCACGGCCGCGCGGACCAGGCGATCGTCGGCCTCGGCGGTCAGGTGTTCATGCGGAAGAACTCGCAGGACGCCGTGACCGAGTTCCGGCCGTACTTCGACAACGCGCCGGTCTACGGCCACGGGCCGTCGCTGGAGGACTTCTCCGCGCAGACGCCGCTGACCGTCGGCTCGCCGCAGCAGGTCATCGACCGGTACGCCGCCATGCGGCACGACATCGGCCACTACCAGCGCCAGCTGTTCCTCATCGACCACGCGGGCCTGCCGCTCAAGACCGTATTCGAGCAGCTCGACATCCTGGGTGGCGAGGTCGTCCCGGTGCTCCGCAAGGAGATGGAGTCCGACCGCCCCGCCGACGTCCCGTCCGGCCCGCCCACGCACGCCGAGCGCGTCGCGAAGGCCCGCGCCACCGGCCAGGTGCACGAGCAGACCGTCGCCGCCGCGGACCACTGGACCGGGAAGACGGCCGAGGACGACGCCGCGGCCGCCGACGCGGTCACCGCCCGGCAGGGCGCCGCGTCCGGCCTCTGA
- a CDS encoding SpoIIE family protein phosphatase, with the protein MSETFVAPGDPIDLDNCAREPIHVPGSVQPRGVLLVVQDDGAVVLQASENVATVLGRPVDTVLGAPLGDVLGVPAARVVLEQLAAVPDHRTRNPGLVEIATADGTVQLDVVVHRPPPATLADPGPVFVVELEPADGPRPLTYGTTYESVRDAIADLNRAGELTELYDIAARHVRRLTGFDRVMIYRFDAEYNGEVVAEARRRDLEPFLGLHYPASDIPAQARAMYEKSWIRLISDVEYTPVPVVPTVDPLSGRPLDLTYATLRSVSPIHCEYLRNMGVRASMSISLLRDGKLWGMVACHHYSGPHAPSYGVRAAAEFLGVALSARLVAQVEEDALAESRRASGVLARLVGASRDEEVRLAQALTRTDDLLTLVPADGVVVSVGADVLTRGRVPDGEACRKIAAWASSADEVLATDRLPEEPGAPDVPGIAGAVVVALPDGGTVVWLRGEVVRTVDWGGDPHHKMIAVPEGDGVRLGPRQSFDLWREQVRGRSLPWDDQHVQNAADLRTYLVEALFRRGRAEVNAARAIQRTLLPTSLPFVAGWSVDARYEPAGTGQVGGDWYDVLRLADGRLALTIGDVTGHGLATAAAMGQLRNATRAYLLDSAPPAVVLSRVAALARWTLPGQMATMAVVLLDPATGEVEYSGAGHLPPLVVRADGTAAWEPVLGSPLIGLLTGEPAAGRTTLGPGDALLLLTDGVIERRRESLRDALARTVEAVGRPVPGDLDALVERLRDPASDDDATVVLLARD; encoded by the coding sequence TTGAGCGAGACCTTCGTGGCGCCCGGCGACCCGATCGACCTCGACAACTGCGCGCGCGAGCCCATCCACGTCCCGGGCTCGGTGCAGCCGCGCGGGGTGCTCCTGGTGGTGCAGGACGACGGCGCCGTCGTCCTGCAGGCCTCCGAGAACGTCGCGACCGTGCTCGGCCGACCCGTCGACACCGTGCTGGGCGCGCCGCTCGGCGACGTCCTGGGGGTGCCGGCGGCCCGGGTGGTGCTCGAGCAGCTCGCCGCGGTGCCGGACCACCGGACCCGCAACCCGGGGCTCGTCGAGATCGCGACCGCGGACGGGACCGTCCAGCTCGACGTCGTCGTGCACCGCCCGCCGCCGGCGACGCTCGCCGACCCCGGCCCGGTGTTCGTCGTCGAGCTCGAGCCCGCCGACGGCCCGCGGCCGCTGACCTACGGCACCACCTACGAGAGCGTCCGCGACGCGATCGCCGACCTGAACCGCGCCGGCGAGCTCACCGAGCTGTACGACATCGCGGCCCGGCACGTGCGGCGGCTGACCGGCTTCGACCGCGTGATGATCTACCGGTTCGACGCCGAGTACAACGGCGAGGTCGTCGCCGAGGCGCGCCGCCGGGACCTGGAGCCGTTCCTCGGTCTGCACTACCCGGCGTCCGACATCCCGGCGCAGGCGCGGGCGATGTACGAGAAGAGCTGGATCCGGCTCATCTCCGACGTCGAGTACACGCCGGTGCCGGTCGTGCCGACGGTCGACCCGCTGTCGGGCCGGCCGCTCGACCTGACCTACGCCACGCTCCGCTCCGTCTCGCCGATCCACTGCGAGTACCTGCGCAACATGGGCGTGCGGGCGTCGATGTCGATCTCGCTGCTCCGCGACGGGAAGCTCTGGGGCATGGTGGCGTGCCACCACTACTCCGGCCCGCACGCGCCGTCCTACGGGGTGCGCGCCGCGGCGGAGTTCCTCGGCGTCGCCCTGTCCGCCCGGCTGGTCGCCCAGGTCGAGGAGGACGCCCTGGCGGAGAGCCGCCGGGCGTCCGGCGTGCTGGCCCGCCTGGTCGGTGCCAGCCGCGACGAGGAGGTGCGGCTGGCGCAGGCGCTGACCCGGACCGACGACCTGCTGACCCTGGTCCCCGCCGACGGGGTGGTGGTCAGCGTCGGCGCGGACGTGCTGACCCGGGGCCGGGTGCCCGACGGCGAGGCCTGCCGGAAGATCGCGGCGTGGGCGTCCTCCGCGGACGAGGTGCTCGCCACCGACCGGCTGCCCGAGGAGCCGGGGGCGCCCGACGTGCCCGGGATCGCCGGCGCGGTCGTGGTGGCCCTGCCCGACGGCGGGACGGTCGTCTGGCTGCGCGGCGAGGTTGTGCGCACCGTCGACTGGGGCGGCGACCCGCACCACAAGATGATCGCGGTGCCGGAGGGTGACGGGGTGCGGCTCGGCCCGCGGCAGTCGTTCGACCTGTGGCGGGAGCAGGTCCGCGGGCGCTCGCTGCCGTGGGACGACCAGCACGTGCAGAACGCGGCCGACCTGCGGACGTACCTCGTGGAGGCGCTGTTCCGCCGTGGGCGGGCCGAGGTCAACGCCGCGCGCGCGATCCAGCGGACCCTGCTGCCCACCTCGCTCCCGTTCGTCGCGGGCTGGTCGGTGGACGCGCGGTACGAGCCCGCCGGGACCGGGCAGGTCGGCGGCGACTGGTACGACGTGCTGCGGCTGGCCGACGGCCGGCTCGCGCTCACGATCGGCGACGTCACGGGCCACGGCCTCGCGACGGCGGCGGCGATGGGCCAGCTGCGCAACGCCACCCGCGCCTACCTGCTCGACTCCGCACCGCCCGCCGTGGTGCTGTCCCGGGTCGCCGCGCTCGCGCGGTGGACCCTGCCGGGCCAGATGGCGACGATGGCGGTCGTGCTGCTCGACCCCGCCACCGGCGAGGTGGAGTACTCCGGGGCGGGGCACCTGCCGCCGCTCGTGGTGCGGGCCGACGGCACCGCGGCGTGGGAGCCCGTGCTGGGCTCGCCGCTCATCGGGCTGCTGACCGGGGAGCCCGCGGCTGGCCGGACGACGCTCGGGCCGGGCGACGCGCTGCTGCTGCTCACGGACGGGGTGATCGAGCGGCGGAGGGAGTCGCTGCGCGACGCCCTCGCCCGGACGGTCGAGGCGGTCGGCCGCCCGGTGCCGGGGGACCTGGACGCACTCGTGGAGCGGCTGCGGGACCCGGCGTCGGACGACGACGCGACGGTGGTGCTGCTGGCGCGCGACTGA
- the crcB gene encoding fluoride efflux transporter CrcB codes for MTDALLVAVLGGLGAATRFWVDGTIRARGRTVLPVATIAVNVTGSLLIGLVAGAHLYLGLPATWQLLLATGFCGGYTTFSAAAVETVRLAQAGERARAVANLLGTMVLTVAAAAAGLALTAVWAG; via the coding sequence GTGACCGACGCGCTGCTCGTCGCGGTCCTGGGCGGCCTCGGCGCCGCGACCCGGTTCTGGGTCGACGGCACCATCCGGGCCCGCGGGCGCACGGTGCTGCCCGTGGCCACCATCGCGGTCAACGTCACCGGGTCGCTGCTCATCGGCCTGGTGGCGGGGGCGCACCTGTACCTCGGCCTGCCCGCGACGTGGCAGCTGCTCCTGGCGACCGGCTTCTGCGGCGGGTACACGACGTTCTCCGCCGCGGCGGTCGAGACCGTCCGGCTGGCGCAGGCCGGCGAGCGGGCCCGTGCGGTCGCCAACCTCCTCGGCACCATGGTGCTCACGGTCGCGGCCGCCGCGGCCGGGCTGGCGCTCACCGCCGTGTGGGCCGGCTGA
- a CDS encoding APC family permease, whose translation MTTDTASEKSPGLRRAVTGPLLFLFILGDVLGAGVYALVGELGAEAGGAIWLPLLVALGMALLTAASYAELVTKYPKAGGSAVFAQRAFGSPLVSFLVGFCMLAAGVTSAAGLALAFGGDYLSVFLDLPPVLTAIVFLALVAALNMRGIQESLRANVVMTSIELSGLVLVVVLGAVVLGRGDGDPGRVLELPAETSWAAAVLGGALIAFYSFVGFETSANLAEEVTDVRRVYPRALFGALLAAGVVYLLVGLVAPAVVAPEDLAASSGPLLEVVRSAGGVPLEIFSAVALVAVANGALLTMIMASRLTYGMAQEGLLPPALGRVLPGRRTPWVAIVVTTVVAMVLAATGELVDLASTVVLLLLFVFLSTNVAVLVLRRDRVDHPHFRAWTALPVLAVVTCVVLLTQQEARHWALAGVLLAVGLVLHLVTRRASRRAPAETGATTH comes from the coding sequence GTGACCACCGACACCGCCAGCGAGAAGTCCCCCGGCCTCCGCCGGGCCGTGACCGGTCCGCTGCTGTTCCTGTTCATCCTCGGAGACGTGCTCGGCGCGGGCGTGTACGCGCTGGTCGGCGAGCTCGGGGCGGAGGCCGGCGGCGCCATCTGGCTGCCGCTGCTGGTCGCGCTGGGCATGGCCCTGCTCACGGCGGCCTCGTACGCCGAGCTCGTCACCAAGTACCCGAAGGCCGGTGGGTCCGCGGTGTTCGCGCAGCGCGCGTTCGGCAGCCCGCTGGTGTCGTTCCTCGTCGGCTTCTGCATGCTCGCGGCGGGGGTCACCTCGGCGGCGGGCCTGGCGCTGGCGTTCGGCGGCGACTACCTCTCGGTGTTCCTCGACCTGCCGCCGGTGCTCACCGCGATCGTGTTCCTGGCCCTGGTGGCGGCGCTGAACATGCGCGGCATCCAGGAGTCGCTGCGCGCGAACGTCGTCATGACGTCGATCGAGCTGTCCGGCCTGGTCCTCGTCGTGGTCCTGGGCGCCGTCGTCCTCGGCCGCGGCGACGGCGACCCCGGCCGGGTGCTGGAGCTGCCCGCGGAAACCTCCTGGGCGGCTGCGGTCCTCGGCGGGGCGCTGATCGCGTTCTACTCGTTCGTCGGGTTCGAGACCTCCGCGAACCTGGCCGAGGAGGTCACCGACGTCCGCCGCGTCTACCCGCGCGCGCTGTTCGGCGCCCTCCTCGCCGCGGGCGTGGTCTACCTGCTGGTGGGGCTCGTCGCCCCGGCGGTCGTCGCGCCCGAGGACCTCGCCGCCTCCAGCGGCCCGCTCCTGGAGGTCGTGCGCTCGGCCGGCGGCGTCCCCCTCGAGATCTTCTCGGCGGTGGCGCTGGTCGCGGTCGCGAACGGCGCGCTGCTGACGATGATCATGGCCAGCCGGCTCACCTACGGCATGGCGCAGGAGGGCCTGCTGCCTCCGGCGCTCGGGCGGGTGCTGCCGGGCCGCCGCACCCCGTGGGTCGCGATCGTCGTCACCACGGTCGTCGCGATGGTCCTGGCCGCCACCGGCGAGCTGGTCGACCTGGCGTCGACGGTCGTCCTGCTGCTGCTGTTCGTCTTCCTCAGCACCAACGTGGCCGTGCTCGTCCTGCGCCGGGACCGGGTCGACCACCCGCACTTCCGGGCCTGGACCGCGCTGCCGGTGCTGGCGGTCGTCACCTGCGTCGTGCTGCTGACCCAGCAGGAGGCGCGGCACTGGGCGCTCGCCGGGGTGCTGCTCGCGGTCGGGCTGGTCCTGCACCTGGTGACGCGGCGGGCGAGCCGGCGGGCCCCGGCCGAGACCGGCGCCACGACGCACTGA
- a CDS encoding response regulator transcription factor: MVGRVVRVALVVDEALSRAALALGLETDPRLAVVHRLAGRVEALDRVEPRTVDVLVVEDALADGTGVEVGLRLQERDPDLAVLLLSGGDASGVVLALRDRAPRPWSHVSRRACPDPGALARAVVAAADGHAVVGPGDAAAAPGGALGLTAAQDGVLALVAQGLSNRAVAHALGLSPRSVENHLAAVYRALGATGPDVSPRVLAALAYRTGTAPRAAG, translated from the coding sequence GTGGTCGGACGCGTCGTGCGGGTGGCTCTCGTCGTGGACGAGGCGCTGTCGCGCGCCGCGCTGGCGCTCGGCCTCGAGACGGACCCGCGGCTCGCCGTGGTGCACCGGCTCGCGGGCCGGGTCGAGGCGCTCGACCGCGTCGAGCCGCGCACCGTCGACGTGCTGGTCGTCGAGGACGCGCTGGCGGACGGGACCGGGGTCGAGGTCGGCCTGCGGCTCCAGGAGCGCGATCCCGACCTCGCGGTGCTGCTGCTGTCGGGCGGCGACGCCTCCGGCGTGGTGCTGGCGCTGCGGGACCGCGCGCCCCGGCCGTGGAGCCACGTGTCCCGACGGGCGTGCCCCGACCCGGGTGCGCTCGCGCGCGCGGTGGTCGCGGCGGCGGACGGGCACGCGGTGGTCGGCCCCGGTGACGCCGCGGCGGCGCCCGGCGGGGCCCTGGGACTGACCGCCGCGCAGGACGGGGTGCTCGCGCTCGTCGCCCAGGGCCTGTCGAACCGGGCGGTGGCGCACGCGCTCGGGCTGTCGCCGCGGTCGGTGGAGAACCACCTGGCGGCCGTCTACCGTGCGCTCGGCGCCACCGGCCCGGACGTCAGCCCGCGCGTGCTGGCGGCGCTGGCGTACCGCACGGGCACCGCGCCGCGTGCGGCAGGATGA
- a CDS encoding DUF3618 domain-containing protein has translation MSDSPTPKPTITALEAEVLLTRAELAGTADALAERLSPKRQVADARSAAEKIWRDAVGTDPAADPANKNRARGILAGAVGALALVVVLAVRR, from the coding sequence ATGAGCGACTCCCCCACGCCGAAGCCGACGATCACCGCCCTCGAGGCGGAGGTCCTGCTGACCCGCGCCGAGCTGGCCGGCACCGCCGACGCGCTCGCCGAGCGGCTGAGCCCGAAGCGGCAGGTCGCCGACGCCCGGTCCGCCGCGGAGAAGATCTGGCGCGACGCGGTCGGCACGGACCCGGCCGCCGACCCGGCCAACAAGAACCGGGCGCGCGGCATCCTCGCCGGCGCGGTGGGGGCGCTGGCCCTCGTGGTCGTGCTCGCCGTCCGTCGATGA
- a CDS encoding DUF3073 domain-containing protein — MGRGRQKAKQTKVARELKYFSPDTNYRALEQELTGHRNDLVTDSRQDSDDEGDDYPPRWADER, encoded by the coding sequence ATGGGGCGCGGCCGTCAGAAGGCTAAGCAGACGAAGGTGGCTCGGGAGCTGAAGTACTTCAGCCCCGACACCAACTACCGGGCGCTGGAGCAGGAGCTCACCGGCCACCGGAACGACCTCGTCACCGACAGCCGACAGGACTCCGACGACGAGGGTGACGACTACCCCCCTCGATGGGCGGACGAGCGCTGA
- a CDS encoding CrcB family protein: MSRGPHQPRRADPEAPTSTPPVPPTAPRPAHHRAGLALLVAAGGALGSLGRYGLSLALPPQDGWPIGTLTANLSGAFLLGALLEVLGRRGPETPGVQRVRLALGTGVLGGYTTFSSLALETERLLASGAVGTALGYAAVSLVAGVLCAAAGVAAVAALADRGRGATPTPGGAR, from the coding sequence ATGAGCCGCGGCCCGCACCAGCCGCGACGAGCCGACCCGGAGGCCCCCACGAGCACGCCCCCCGTCCCCCCGACCGCGCCCCGCCCGGCGCACCACCGCGCGGGCCTCGCCCTGCTCGTCGCGGCGGGTGGCGCCCTGGGGTCGCTCGGCCGGTACGGGCTGTCCCTCGCGCTGCCCCCGCAGGACGGCTGGCCGATCGGGACGCTGACCGCGAACCTCTCGGGGGCGTTCCTGCTGGGCGCGCTGCTCGAGGTGCTGGGTCGCCGCGGGCCGGAGACGCCCGGGGTGCAGCGGGTGCGGCTCGCGCTCGGCACGGGCGTCCTCGGCGGCTACACCACGTTCAGCTCGCTGGCGCTGGAGACCGAGCGGCTGCTCGCGTCCGGGGCCGTCGGGACCGCCCTGGGGTACGCGGCGGTGTCCCTGGTCGCCGGCGTGCTGTGCGCGGCCGCGGGCGTGGCGGCGGTGGCGGCGCTCGCGGACCGCGGCCGGGGTGCGACCCCGACGCCCGGCGGTGCGCGGTGA
- a CDS encoding phage holin family protein, with protein MTDADEPRRSLFGRLAEPLAEKTRERIEQVEDRVRRSVQAEIDAVSRSVRARAVEVRPSAIAFAGALLLTVFGLALLVTAAVVGLAHVVELWLAAVIVGVVLIGAAAGLAAWGRSRLPERVRPTPPPPGPARDADLVHPWAD; from the coding sequence GTGACCGACGCCGACGAGCCGCGGCGGAGCCTGTTCGGCCGACTGGCGGAGCCGCTGGCCGAGAAGACCCGTGAGCGCATCGAGCAGGTCGAGGACCGCGTCCGGCGCTCGGTGCAGGCGGAGATCGACGCGGTGAGCCGCTCGGTGCGGGCACGGGCGGTGGAGGTCCGGCCGAGCGCCATCGCGTTCGCCGGGGCGCTGCTGCTCACGGTCTTCGGCCTGGCGCTGCTCGTCACCGCCGCCGTCGTCGGTCTCGCGCACGTGGTCGAGCTGTGGCTCGCGGCCGTGATCGTCGGGGTGGTGCTGATCGGCGCCGCCGCCGGGCTCGCGGCCTGGGGCCGCAGCCGGCTCCCCGAGCGCGTGCGACCGACGCCCCCGCCGCCCGGCCCGGCGCGCGACGCCGACCTCGTCCACCCCTGGGCCGACTGA
- the purM gene encoding phosphoribosylformylglycinamidine cyclo-ligase — protein sequence MTEGITYAAAGVDTEAGDKAVELMKDAVRATHGPQVLGGVGGFAGLFDASALVGSRRPLLATSTDGVGTKVAIAQAMDVHDTIGFDLVGMVVDDIVVVGAKPLFMTDYIACGRVVPERIADVVRGIAAACSVAGTALVGGETAEHPGLLGPDEYDVAGAATGVVEADALLGPERVRSGDVLVALGSSGLHSNGYSLVRRVVAHAGWSLDRQVPELGRTLGEELLEPTRVYASDCLALVERAGGAVHAFSHVTGGGLAANVARVLPAGLVADVPRGSWTLPPVFSLVQAAGSVPWTDLERTLNLGVGMVAIVDAAGADAVERHAAELGLTAWRLGEVRDLTAADAEGGPDLVAGTKGVQGGAVRLSGEYRTA from the coding sequence GTGACCGAGGGCATCACCTACGCCGCCGCCGGCGTCGACACCGAGGCGGGCGACAAGGCCGTCGAGCTGATGAAGGACGCCGTCCGCGCGACCCACGGGCCGCAGGTGCTGGGCGGGGTCGGCGGGTTCGCCGGGCTGTTCGACGCCTCGGCGCTCGTCGGCTCCCGGCGTCCGCTGCTCGCGACCTCGACCGACGGCGTCGGCACCAAGGTGGCGATCGCGCAGGCGATGGACGTGCACGACACCATCGGCTTCGACCTGGTGGGCATGGTCGTCGACGACATCGTCGTGGTGGGCGCGAAGCCGCTGTTCATGACCGACTACATCGCCTGCGGCCGGGTCGTCCCGGAGCGCATCGCCGACGTGGTCCGCGGGATCGCGGCGGCCTGCTCGGTCGCCGGCACCGCGCTGGTCGGCGGTGAGACCGCCGAGCACCCGGGTCTGCTGGGCCCCGACGAGTACGACGTGGCCGGCGCCGCGACCGGCGTGGTCGAGGCGGACGCGCTGCTCGGCCCGGAGCGGGTGCGGTCGGGCGACGTGCTGGTGGCGCTCGGGTCGAGCGGCCTGCACTCGAACGGCTACTCCCTGGTCCGCCGGGTCGTCGCGCACGCCGGCTGGTCGCTCGACCGGCAGGTGCCGGAGCTCGGGCGCACGCTCGGCGAGGAGCTGCTGGAGCCGACCCGCGTCTACGCGTCCGACTGCCTCGCGCTGGTCGAGCGCGCGGGCGGCGCGGTGCACGCGTTCAGCCACGTGACCGGCGGCGGGCTCGCGGCCAACGTCGCGCGGGTGCTGCCCGCCGGCCTGGTCGCGGACGTGCCGCGCGGGTCCTGGACGCTGCCGCCGGTGTTCTCGCTGGTGCAGGCCGCGGGCTCGGTCCCGTGGACGGACCTGGAGCGGACGCTCAACCTCGGCGTGGGCATGGTCGCGATCGTCGACGCCGCGGGCGCGGACGCGGTCGAGCGCCACGCGGCGGAGCTCGGGCTGACCGCCTGGCGGCTCGGGGAGGTGCGGGACCTCACGGCGGCGGACGCCGAGGGCGGCCCCGACCTGGTGGCCGGCACCAAGGGCGTGCAGGGCGGCGCGGTGCGGCTCAGCGGGGAGTACCGCACGGCCTGA
- a CDS encoding phage holin family protein → MTTTSGSGSGPDQQSIGQLISRLSEQAARLVRAEIDLAKAELAQKAKAAGIGIGLLAGAAFFGFFTFAVLVTTVILAISEGLAPWLAALIVLVALAIITGVLALVGVKSLQKGTPPTPEKAVAGLKQDAATVQKSVKEGLSR, encoded by the coding sequence ATGACGACGACATCGGGCAGCGGGTCCGGCCCGGACCAGCAGTCGATCGGCCAGCTCATCAGCCGGCTCAGCGAGCAGGCCGCCCGGCTGGTGCGCGCGGAGATCGACCTGGCCAAGGCCGAGCTCGCGCAGAAGGCCAAGGCCGCGGGGATCGGGATCGGGCTGCTCGCGGGCGCCGCGTTCTTCGGGTTCTTCACGTTCGCGGTGCTGGTCACCACGGTGATCCTCGCGATCAGCGAGGGCCTGGCGCCGTGGCTCGCCGCGCTGATCGTGCTCGTCGCGCTCGCGATCATCACCGGCGTGCTCGCGCTCGTCGGGGTGAAGAGCCTGCAGAAGGGCACCCCGCCGACGCCCGAGAAGGCCGTCGCGGGTCTGAAGCAGGACGCCGCGACCGTGCAGAAGTCCGTCAAGGAGGGCCTGAGCCGATGA
- a CDS encoding FMN reductase — protein MTQRSIVALSAGLGQPSSTRLLADRLAEATATELADRGQRPEVRVVELRDHAHDIVNAMLTGVPSPALAEVIEAVTGADALIAVTPLFTTTYSGLFKSFVDILDKDSLVGLPVLLGATGGTARHSLALEYSIRPLFTYLRADVATTSVFAATDDWAAGATADEPSPLPARIRRAGAELATTVAARGPRGPQDPFAGAPSFADLLGG, from the coding sequence ATGACCCAGCGCTCGATCGTCGCGCTGTCGGCCGGCCTCGGCCAGCCGTCCTCGACCCGTCTGCTCGCCGACCGCCTCGCCGAGGCGACCGCGACCGAGCTCGCCGACCGCGGGCAGCGCCCGGAGGTCCGCGTCGTCGAGCTGCGCGACCACGCGCACGACATCGTCAACGCGATGCTGACCGGCGTGCCCAGCCCCGCGCTGGCCGAGGTGATCGAGGCCGTGACCGGCGCGGACGCGCTCATCGCGGTCACCCCGCTGTTCACGACGACCTACTCGGGCCTGTTCAAGTCGTTCGTCGACATCCTGGACAAGGACTCGCTGGTGGGTCTGCCCGTGCTGCTCGGCGCGACCGGCGGCACCGCGCGGCACTCCCTGGCGCTCGAGTACTCGATCCGCCCGCTGTTCACCTACCTGCGGGCCGACGTCGCCACGACCTCGGTGTTCGCCGCGACCGACGACTGGGCCGCCGGCGCCACCGCCGACGAGCCGAGCCCGCTGCCCGCGCGCATCCGCCGCGCCGGCGCCGAGCTCGCCACGACCGTCGCCGCCCGCGGGCCGCGCGGGCCGCAGGACCCGTTCGCCGGCGCCCCGTCCTTCGCGGACCTGCTGGGCGGCTGA
- a CDS encoding BldC family transcriptional regulator translates to MSAPHTENEILLTPSEVATLFRVDPKTVTRWAKSGKLSSIRTLGGHRRYRETEVRELLGGVPGQRGDDV, encoded by the coding sequence GTGTCTGCCCCCCACACCGAGAACGAGATCCTGCTGACGCCGTCGGAGGTCGCGACCCTGTTCCGGGTCGACCCCAAGACGGTCACCCGCTGGGCGAAGTCCGGCAAGCTGTCGTCGATCCGCACCCTGGGCGGTCACCGGCGCTACCGCGAGACCGAGGTGCGCGAGCTCCTCGGCGGCGTCCCGGGTCAGCGCGGCGACGACGTCTGA